A stretch of DNA from Malus sylvestris chromosome 9, drMalSylv7.2, whole genome shotgun sequence:
CTCTATTAAGCTCCCACCCAGATTGCATCATGTCCAAGAAATATTGTACAACTTCTGAAACTGATGCCTCTGAACCAGCTAAAGCCCCAATTATGGAATTCCATGACACTTGGTCATACTCCGGCATTAAGAAGAAAACATTTCGGCATTCACTAAGATACCCAGTGTCGGAATATAATGCAAGAAGAGCATTTGACACTGAAACATCGAAATCAAGTCCCAATTTAAGTGCTTCACAATGTATCTGTTGTCCCAACATGATCCAGACCAAGCTTGCACATGAACTCAAAGCACTAATTAATGTAAAATTTGAAGGCATCAACTCTGATCTCCTCATGTCACGGAAGTTCATGACTGCATCTTCAAAACGCTCATTCTGGTCAAGACCAGAGATTAGAGAGTTCCATGAGATTAAGTCTTTGTCAGCCATGTGCCTGAAAACTGAGCAAGCGTCATTAATAGCGCCACATTTAGCATACATATTAACCAGTCCATTACCTATTGCAACTTTTCTGTAAATTAAACCAGCCCCGATTACGTATGCATGAACCTCTCTTCCCCTTCTTTTCCCTTCCTCCAAAACCAAAAATTCAGGAAAAGAACTTAAAAGAACCACAAGCGAATCAAGGTTTGTTCCAACCAAGTCCTTCATCTCCATGAAAACTTCAGTGGCTTCTTCTCCTCGCTTCTGCCTCACCAATGCAACCATCAACCCGTTCATTGACACTGCATTCCTCTGACTCATCTGCTCAAAAATATTCCTAGCATAATCAATTAACCCAAACTTTGCAAATCCACTAACCAAAGCACTACCCACATACAAGTCCTGTAAAATTCCAGATTTCTTAATCCTGGTCAGCATTTGCTTAAGCAAACTCAAACCCGAATCAGCCAAAGAACAAACTGCAGTTATTAAGCTACCAAATGTGTACTCATTAGGTTTCAAATTGAAACCTACACCGTCCTTTTGCATGCTCGAGAAAAGCTTGTATGCAGAGACTGCATCACCTCTTTGGCAATAAACTGAAATAATTGAGTTCCAAGATATTGAATTTCTAATCTTTATCTCGCAAAAAACCCGGTAAGCATCATCAACAGGCCCCAAACATTTCCCATACATTGACATCAGCACATTAGCCATTACCATATCAGAAGCATGATCCGTTTTAGATATCAACCCATGTGTTTGCATCCCAAACTTAAGCTTGCTAGGACCAGACTCCTGGCAAGCTCGAAGAACGCTACCAAAAGCGTAAGGACTAGGCGAAAAACCGCCAGAAACCATCCGTTTAAAATGGGCACACGCCTCATTTGGCATGCCATTCTGGGTATACCCCGAAATCAAGCAAGCCCAAGTAACCGAGTTCTTGTCAGGCATTTCCTCGAACAGCATGCCTGCTTCCACCAAAGCACCGCTTCTGACGTAAACATTGATAAGAGTATTGCACAAAAACAAATCATTAGCAAAACCAAGTTTGCAAATCTGCAAATGAAAGTTCTGCGCGTCGTTTGAGGTACGCGAGTCCCTGAATCGAGTAGCAAGATACCCATATGCACCAGTGCTGGCATGATCCAAATCTTGGGTTTTAATCTGCGGCTCGGATGATGTGTACTGATCAGCCAAGCTCTTGAATGGGATCAAATGGCGAGTTGGCTTTTGAGATTGGAAGAAAAGGGAGGCGCGCGGTGGGCTTAAGACGGCAGGGGAGGCGGCGGCAGATGTTGTGAGAGCAGGGTTTGAACGGTGGGGAAGTTTTCTGTGAGAGCGAGAGGGAGTGAAGGAGAGAAAGCAGCGAAACATAATAGTCTGGTGAGGACGAAGGTTGTGCTTTCTTTCATGGATTTTCGCGCGATTTGGTGGAAAGGTTGAGACTTTCAAACAGAGTCGCCGTTTCTTAACTTCGTTTCAGGCTCCATGACTGCGCGCGCTCTGTGCACTACCGTTGGGTCTAACGATTTAAACGGTCACCCAAAATAAGAGAGCAAAAAGAAGTTTTGAAATTTCATGTTGAATTTTGTGAAATATAAAATTTCATGTTACAAATGTTGATATTGATGAGATttgattgaaaacaaaaacttatGAAGCTTGGACTAATTAGATGGTTTAGTAGACTTTTAAATTGGTGCTACGTCAGATTATGATAGcgtttttcaagtttttatattttaagtattGATGTACAGTAAAAAACACAATAAAATGACATGATTTCGAGTTTCGGATTTTCATGATTTGACT
This window harbors:
- the LOC126582197 gene encoding putative pentatricopeptide repeat-containing protein At5g09950; translated protein: MFRCFLSFTPSRSHRKLPHRSNPALTTSAAASPAVLSPPRASLFFQSQKPTRHLIPFKSLADQYTSSEPQIKTQDLDHASTGAYGYLATRFRDSRTSNDAQNFHLQICKLGFANDLFLCNTLINVYVRSGALVEAGMLFEEMPDKNSVTWACLISGYTQNGMPNEACAHFKRMVSGGFSPSPYAFGSVLRACQESGPSKLKFGMQTHGLISKTDHASDMVMANVLMSMYGKCLGPVDDAYRVFCEIKIRNSISWNSIISVYCQRGDAVSAYKLFSSMQKDGVGFNLKPNEYTFGSLITAVCSLADSGLSLLKQMLTRIKKSGILQDLYVGSALVSGFAKFGLIDYARNIFEQMSQRNAVSMNGLMVALVRQKRGEEATEVFMEMKDLVGTNLDSLVVLLSSFPEFLVLEEGKRRGREVHAYVIGAGLIYRKVAIGNGLVNMYAKCGAINDACSVFRHMADKDLISWNSLISGLDQNERFEDAVMNFRDMRRSELMPSNFTLISALSSCASLVWIMLGQQIHCEALKLGLDFDVSVSNALLALYSDTGYLSECRNVFFLMPEYDQVSWNSIIGALAGSEASVSEVVQYFLDMMQSGWELNRVTLLSILSAVSSLSLPELGQQIHAVVLKYNAIEDCAIENALITFYGKCGGIDDCERIFSRMSERRDEISWNAMISGYIHNELLPKAMGLVWFMMQRGQRLDSFTFATVLSACASIATLERGMEVHACGIRACLESDVVVGSALVDMYSKCGRIDYASRFFESMPVRNAYSWNSLISGFARNGQGQEALRLFAQMKQQGQMPDHVTFVGVLSACSHAGMVDEGFHHFESMTKVHGLAPRMEHFSCMVDLLGRAGKLNMIEDFINKMPMKPNVLIWRTVLGACGRASGRNTELGRRAAEMLLELEPQNATNYVLLANMYASGGKWDDVAKARMAMRKASAKKEAGCSWVTMKDGVHVFVAGDKSHPEKDLIYDKLKELNGKMRDAGYVPETKFALYDLEQENKEELLSYHSEKLAVAYVLTRPSQLPIRIMKNLRVCGDCHTAFKYISKIVGRQIVLRDSNRFHHFADGKCSCGDYW